The DNA region ACCAAAAATGGTCGCATCCACATCGTGATACCTTACTTCACTAGAAATCACTATGTCCCCAACATGTAAAGACGGATCAAATCCTCCCGCAGATCCTGTATTAATAACGTTATCTGGGTTAAATAGTTGTTTTAGCAAGGTTGTGCCGATCGCTGCATTCACTTTTCCAATACCCGATTTTAGTAGAACGATTTCTTGCTTCCCAATAAAGCCTGTGGAAAAGACTATCCCATGAATCGTGACTGTCTCTCGCTCTGCGAGCGTTTCTTGTAAAAGAATAATTTCCTGTTCCATGGCACCGATGATGGCTGTTTTCATCAAACCCACCCCTGTCCCATTACTTTATGTCGACTTTCTCTAAAGTAACTTGAAATAATCGCCTTGGAAGTCCACCTTCTTCAAGTTCGTGTATATCTACTATCCGATATCCCTCTGCTAATTGTTTCACTTTAGCACGATCAAAAAAGTGCACGATAAATCCACCTACTTCATACAAATCTTCACCACGGTAGACCCCTTGACCATAATGTGGATCCCCTATATGCCGTGCAGTATAGATGTTCAAGCCACCCGGTCGTAAAATTTTGTGAATGTGTGCATTTAGTTTTTGTAGTTCATCCGTTGTTAATGCCATGCAATAGAGCATATGGGAATAACAACCGTCCATCGACGCATCCAATTGCGGGAAGGGAATTCGCACATCATGTTGAGTCACTGTGATTCGATCACTGAGTCCGTGTTCACTGGCCTTTTGTATAATACGTTCTGTACCTTCAACCGTGTAATCAAGTACATGAACATGAAATCCTTGTCGAGCAAAATACAGTGTATCTCTCCCTTGACCCGCTCCTAATTCTAGAATGTGTGTCTGGTTATGTTTTTTAAAGATCTCGGCAGCACGCACTGCGGCTTCACTTGGTGCTTCTCCAAACATATCCTTGTTCTTAGCAAATGCTTGCTCCCATTGCGGTTGTTGTTCATTCAGTACATGTTGATTGTCCATTATATATCTCCTTTATGTTGATTTCGCTTCAACTCATCAATTTCATGACGCAGATTTTGAATTTCATGAGCTAAATGTGACTGTTCATCATAATCTCTACGATCATGCCCACGATTTTGTCTCATCATTCTGGTCATGAAAAAAACCATAAATCCCATCATAACCACTCCAGCAACAGGAAACAAAGTCCATCCTTCAGCTATTCCATCATACCCCCACATCATCTTTGTATCGCCTCCACATGATTTTCTTTTTCTAAGATTCTTGATCCAACTATTTAGTAACAAACTCTTGACATAATCGAACGATCTCACGGATCGTTGCATCTGCCAGTCAGTAGTAACGAAAAGTTGCCTGAATCTCCATTCGAACAATCCCAACCCCTCTGAGGATTTTCAGATGATGTGATGTTAATGGTTGTGAAAGTCCTATTCCCTCAGAAATTTCATTCACATTTTGACACTCTAACAATAACCCATTGACAATTTTTAACCGGTTACTATCTCCTAAAGCTCTAAATACCTCATGAACTTGAGGGTTCATTGCAGGTTCACCACCTTACTTACATAATACATTTATATTAACATCTATTTATATAAAATCAAAATAATATATCGGAACATTTTTATCAGTTAAGCTAATGAAATGAATATACTCATTGACATCACAAATATACCACATTCATTTAAGTAATCATATATTAGCAGAACACAAGTGAGGTAAAAGCATCCATTACGATCTGTCATTAAATCATTGTGTACTTTTGCGAACGAAGACTATAGTAATGATAAACTTTCAGGTTACCATATACCAGGAAACATCCTTTTAGTATGATTCCTATACTCTGTATATTGATTTCCAAAATGTTGAATCATCATTTGCTCCTCAATACGAATTCTATATGTATAGATCAGCAATAATCCAAGTCCCAAAAGCAATGCCCCCCACGATGTTCCAAGACTCAATCCGATACCAACCGCTGCAATCCATCCACCAGTATAAGCAGGATGCCGAATAGATCGGTATAAACCCGACTGAATCATCTCTTGGTTTGACACGACTCCAACAGTAGGTGAAAAAAACCGCCCTAGCTGAATGATTGCAAAAAAACGAATGATCATTCCAATAATCATCAGAAAATATCCTATATATCTAGCCCAAATCGGTAAAATTCCTATCTGATTAACAACAAAGATTATCGAAATTACTATGAGAATATACATGCCTCCCATAATCAATGCACCTGATCCGCGATCATTATGATTCCTTTTAGGTTGCCCGCGTTGAAGATAACGTGCTCGTACTCCAAAGAAAATCTCCAGTATGAACCACACATAAAACAGAGTCCAAAATAGAGGACTTTCATAGGAGTATATATTGATCATTTTTCATCCTATCTCCTTTACTTTTCCGCACTGAAAATGATACCACCAGTGTATCACATACAGCATAACCTTATGATCATGGTCTGTTGACTAGTACCAAACAGCTCCTTCTCTCTTAATTCCAAAAACATGACTCGTGAGCCCGAATATCCACAGTTCAAACCTTATTTAGCTCCACTCCTTGCTTACTACAGCAATGAGTGGAGCTTTGTACCTACTATCGCAAAACTCCCTACAAACAAGCGAACAAATCATTTAAAGCCAAGGAACTTCTTAACCTCCTATAGATAAACCGTTTCTTTTTCACTTAGCCCAAGTGTTTGCGAAGTTGAATCATGAATTTCTTTGTAAAGTTCTGGATTTTCAACAAGTGATAATCCATAAGAAGGGATCATTTCTTTAATCTTAGGTTCCCACTCTTTCATATGTTGCGGGAAACATTTATTTAACAACTCAAGCATCACGTGTACAACAGTAGAAGCACCTGGTGAAGCGCCAAGCAATGCAGCTATTGAACCATCAGCAGAGGTAATGAGTTCTGTACCAAATTGAAGTGTCCCTTTACCGCCTGACTCAGTATCCTTAATAATTTGCACACGCTGCCCTGCTGACATTACTTCCCAATCTTCGCTTTTAGCGTTGGGAATAAACTCCCGTAGTTCTTCCATACGCTCTTCGTTCGATAACATCACTTGTTGAATCAGATATTTTGTCAAAGCCATTTCTTTTACTCCAGCAGCTAACATCGTCAATACATTGTCTGGTTTTACAGAACCTATCAAATCAAAATTTGAACCCGTTTTTAAGAACTTAGGTGAGAAGCCTGCAAACGGTCCAAACAGCAATGTTCTTTTGTTATCGATATATCTTGTATCAAGGTGGGGCACAGACATTGGAGGAGCACCAATCTTAGCTTTACCGTATACTTTTGCATGATGCTGCTCTACAACTTCCGGATTACTGCATACCATAAATAAACCGCTAACAGGGAATCCTCCAATATGTTTCGATTCAGGAATACCGGTTTTTTGTAATAAAGGCAAACTCCCACCACCACCGCCGATAAAAACGAATTTTGCCATGTGGTTTTCAATTGTACCATTAGCGATATCTTGCACTTTCACTTCCCACGAACCATCGCTAAGACGTTTAAAATCCTCAACACTATGATTGTAATTTATTTCCACATCTTTACTTTTTAAATGATCAAATAGCATGCGTGTTAAAGCGCCAAAATTGACATCCGTTCCAGAATCAATTTTTGTAGCTGCTATTGGTTCTTCCGAAGTACGACCTTCCATAATAAGCGGAATCCATTCTTTCAATTGATCAGGATCATCGGAAAATTCCATCCCTTGAAACATTGGATGATTTGATAATACCTCGAAACGTTTTTTCAAAAAAGCAACATTTTTTTCACCCTGAACTAAACTCATATGAGGTATCGGCATGATAAAATCTTTGGGGTTCCGAAGGAGATTACTCTTCACAAGAAAAGACCAAAACTGTCTTGAAAGCTGAAACTGTTCATTAATAACGATAGCTTTGCTAATATCTATAGATCCATCAGATTTTTCAGTTGTATAGTTAAGCTCGCACAGAGCAGAATGACCCGTTCCCGCATTGTTCCATTCGTTAGAACTTTCTTCACCGGAATCCCCCAGTTTTTCAAATACTTTTATTTCCCATTCCGGTACTAACTCTTTTAATAGTGCACCTAAAGTTGCACTCATGATTCCAGCACCAATCAAAATCACATCTGTTACTTTCTCTATATTATCCATTATAATCATCCTTATCCTTTACATTTTTAAAAAAGTAGGTATTCCTACTGATGAGAAGTAATTGGCAACAGTTTCATTCATAACACACCTTTACTCTCTTAATAAGAAGCTTATCATAGTCTATTATAATTATTATCGAATAAAACATCTACTGTTATCTGGTAATTATAAACTATTTAAAGCTGCTATAAATCTGGATATTTATGTATTACATTAGAAAACCGCAAAATAAGATGTTGGTTCTGACAAATGTTGAATCGTTATCTCTCATTTCATTCTGATACGCGATTCGGTCCACCGTATCTCTCTGGAATTATTGTGTCCAAGAGTACCACAACGATCACAGGATATTCTTGTATAAACATGTGTGAATGATCCCATCTAGCGCTTCATCTTTACATGTATTTTATGAATAATTACGTTTATTCGTTCTTATGCGTTCACAGTAATCAACGAACTTTTTCACAGCCATTCAACCTTTTGCAATGATCTTAAGGCATCATTAAATCCATCTTTTTTTTACCTTACACAAGAAACAACAATGTAGGATCTCAGTGTACTTTACCGTTTAACGCGTGAATAGGAAGGGCGTCATGGCATTGTATGTGTGAATTAGATGAAATGAAGTCATTGCGTTGAAGAGAAGGTAGTGTTCATTAAAAAAAATTTATGTAGTACTGGTGATCCAAGATACACACCACCACGTACTAGAGAGTGACAATGCATTTCATCCTAAAGAAGAGGTGAAGTTTTCGTGGAAGACCAAAACAAACGCACATCACGTAGACATTTTTTAAAGCAAGCCGGTTTCGTCAGTGCTTCTGTAGCTCTTGGAGGTTTTGGATTACTGGATGGTGACGCCTTTGCTGCAACATCGACGGACACCGTCCAGAGTATTATTGATGCTGCTTTGACTGCTGAACTGTTAGCTACTACATTTTATTATACCGGTTTGCATTCTCCAATAGGTGTTTTACTCAATAGTAATAACAAACCCTATCTTCAAGGTGCTCTCGGTGCTGAATATTACCACGTTGAACTTTTAAAAGGGGCGGGCGCTCAATCGTCTTTTACCAACTTTTATTTCCCTAGTGGTACCTTTGCTTCTAGCGAAACCTTCTTAACGATCCTCGAAGCATTAGAAGGCACTTTCATTAAAGCCTATCTTGCTGCCGTCTATCAATTTGGAGGGCCTTTAAAACAACCTGCTCTCGCTCAATTGGCTGCTGAAATTATGGGGGTCGAGTGTGAGCATCGCGTCTTAGGCCACGAAATTGCCGGTCTGAACGTACCTAACGACTTTTACCTTGAAGAATCAGGTGGTACTTCTGTTGCCGCCATTGCCGCTGGGTTAGCTCCCTTTGTTACACCCAACCAATTCCCTGGTGGTTCAGATGGTCCTTATGCTCTCCCCTCCTCTTGGCAAGTCAAAGAGGCTGTCGGTTCTAACGGCGGGTGGAATCCCAATAACAAAAAACCACTCACACAACAACAAATTCACAACGGATAATTCATCCGTCCCGCAATCCATCGCTTCATCCAGGGTACGGTTGTGAGAACGTCCGTACTCTGGCAGTCCTATCATACTGGGGAGGTCATTCATGTGTT from Sulfoacidibacillus ferrooxidans includes:
- a CDS encoding class I SAM-dependent methyltransferase; amino-acid sequence: MDNQHVLNEQQPQWEQAFAKNKDMFGEAPSEAAVRAAEIFKKHNQTHILELGAGQGRDTLYFARQGFHVHVLDYTVEGTERIIQKASEHGLSDRITVTQHDVRIPFPQLDASMDGCYSHMLYCMALTTDELQKLNAHIHKILRPGGLNIYTARHIGDPHYGQGVYRGEDLYEVGGFIVHFFDRAKVKQLAEGYRIVDIHELEEGGLPRRLFQVTLEKVDIK
- a CDS encoding ArsR/SmtB family transcription factor, translated to MNPQVHEVFRALGDSNRLKIVNGLLLECQNVNEISEGIGLSQPLTSHHLKILRGVGIVRMEIQATFRYY
- a CDS encoding methyltransferase family protein, with protein sequence MINIYSYESPLFWTLFYVWFILEIFFGVRARYLQRGQPKRNHNDRGSGALIMGGMYILIVISIIFVVNQIGILPIWARYIGYFLMIIGMIIRFFAIIQLGRFFSPTVGVVSNQEMIQSGLYRSIRHPAYTGGWIAAVGIGLSLGTSWGALLLGLGLLLIYTYRIRIEEQMMIQHFGNQYTEYRNHTKRMFPGIW
- a CDS encoding malate:quinone oxidoreductase encodes the protein MDNIEKVTDVILIGAGIMSATLGALLKELVPEWEIKVFEKLGDSGEESSNEWNNAGTGHSALCELNYTTEKSDGSIDISKAIVINEQFQLSRQFWSFLVKSNLLRNPKDFIMPIPHMSLVQGEKNVAFLKKRFEVLSNHPMFQGMEFSDDPDQLKEWIPLIMEGRTSEEPIAATKIDSGTDVNFGALTRMLFDHLKSKDVEINYNHSVEDFKRLSDGSWEVKVQDIANGTIENHMAKFVFIGGGGGSLPLLQKTGIPESKHIGGFPVSGLFMVCSNPEVVEQHHAKVYGKAKIGAPPMSVPHLDTRYIDNKRTLLFGPFAGFSPKFLKTGSNFDLIGSVKPDNVLTMLAAGVKEMALTKYLIQQVMLSNEERMEELREFIPNAKSEDWEVMSAGQRVQIIKDTESGGKGTLQFGTELITSADGSIAALLGASPGASTVVHVMLELLNKCFPQHMKEWEPKIKEMIPSYGLSLVENPELYKEIHDSTSQTLGLSEKETVYL
- a CDS encoding ferritin-like domain-containing protein, producing the protein MEDQNKRTSRRHFLKQAGFVSASVALGGFGLLDGDAFAATSTDTVQSIIDAALTAELLATTFYYTGLHSPIGVLLNSNNKPYLQGALGAEYYHVELLKGAGAQSSFTNFYFPSGTFASSETFLTILEALEGTFIKAYLAAVYQFGGPLKQPALAQLAAEIMGVECEHRVLGHEIAGLNVPNDFYLEESGGTSVAAIAAGLAPFVTPNQFPGGSDGPYALPSSWQVKEAVGSNGGWNPNNKKPLTQQQIHNG